From the genome of Streptococcus marmotae, one region includes:
- a CDS encoding ABC transporter permease, with translation MKWRVSVIFLFTCLLSFLSIGAVKEFGNDIKYPAQAAFSLRNSTNDLDKQQVFAKIEDLAKNEKIKIYRPFLDTSGQEKTFLFGAIGEDPIYVTDLSILMKNDVSGMYYVSKAVPESFGKELEQFGLIYQAGDLPWYLTPVYFLFTNLRSLAVWTLFFVFALILLAVKLMYAKKAMIYRSLGLFDKLSTNDFLLDGSFVLLSLAVAVVAFSLYQGSISNVFVKSFVLLMGINTAILLVITTIIHLLFSWNIRLMRPHAILKNKPATAFIVTVWLVGIGASSFIFATTLHHSFGTLSQSARDIEVLGKWDSAKDFASITWFDSASSHIDENNQIDSTFLQENSEQFKRFIQSFKTEDMLYSKPSLFAGERLQYVPQMVKEELVRLGINEEVASAIRYVNENVILKNKKLYPQNQYADHHKNAVGIIYVPHAFMGQLESILALIDFEWFQYSDIKAKDFAIQEVPDRQTNFLFNDKGTEKELFAQQEKSDAILVELHFDRFNDTSLLHRFSAIASDALFKQEKIQNVVEQSEITDFSSMTNVSEKLLLERNKIVSQLTGSLVALVILFLAQCFIIYEYVVIIMKRQAKKVAIYNMLAVHPVFLMIRCFVPLLLCLTLSMVAVRIVTNLTPLALGLSAIYGVVALVIILLSYRSIMKKRIQIIKGDFEII, from the coding sequence ATGAAGTGGCGTGTATCTGTCATTTTCTTATTTACTTGTTTGCTATCCTTTCTTTCGATCGGGGCTGTCAAGGAATTTGGAAATGATATCAAGTATCCAGCTCAGGCAGCCTTTTCGCTAAGAAATAGCACCAATGACTTGGACAAACAGCAGGTTTTTGCCAAAATTGAGGATTTAGCTAAGAATGAGAAGATTAAAATTTATCGTCCATTTTTAGATACTAGCGGACAGGAAAAAACATTTCTATTCGGAGCAATAGGAGAAGACCCTATTTATGTTACAGACTTATCTATTTTAATGAAGAATGATGTATCGGGCATGTACTATGTTAGTAAAGCAGTGCCAGAGAGTTTTGGAAAAGAGCTGGAACAGTTTGGTCTGATATACCAAGCAGGTGACTTACCCTGGTATTTGACTCCTGTTTACTTCTTGTTTACCAATCTACGATCATTGGCTGTTTGGACACTCTTTTTCGTGTTTGCCTTGATTTTATTAGCAGTAAAGTTAATGTATGCGAAAAAGGCCATGATCTATCGAAGTTTGGGACTTTTTGACAAATTAAGTACGAACGATTTCCTGCTAGATGGTTCATTCGTATTGCTGAGCTTGGCAGTTGCAGTAGTTGCTTTTTCTCTTTATCAAGGTAGTATCAGCAATGTTTTTGTCAAAAGTTTTGTTTTATTGATGGGGATCAATACAGCTATCCTCCTTGTCATTACAACAATAATTCACTTACTGTTTAGCTGGAATATCCGGCTGATGCGACCACATGCTATTTTGAAAAATAAACCAGCGACAGCCTTTATCGTTACTGTCTGGTTAGTTGGGATTGGAGCTTCAAGCTTCATCTTTGCGACGACACTGCATCACAGTTTTGGAACCCTCTCGCAGTCTGCTCGTGATATTGAGGTGTTGGGAAAGTGGGATAGTGCAAAGGATTTTGCGTCAATTACATGGTTTGATTCGGCAAGCTCTCATATCGATGAAAATAATCAAATTGATAGTACGTTTTTACAAGAAAATTCCGAACAATTTAAACGGTTTATTCAATCGTTTAAAACCGAGGATATGCTCTATTCAAAACCCTCTCTTTTTGCAGGCGAACGACTACAATATGTGCCTCAAATGGTAAAAGAAGAATTGGTTCGTCTCGGTATCAACGAAGAAGTAGCCAGTGCGATTCGCTATGTGAATGAGAATGTCATTTTAAAAAATAAGAAATTGTATCCTCAAAATCAGTATGCCGATCATCATAAAAATGCGGTAGGGATAATATATGTACCTCATGCCTTTATGGGGCAACTAGAGAGTATCTTGGCATTAATTGATTTTGAATGGTTCCAATATAGTGATATAAAAGCAAAGGATTTTGCCATTCAAGAAGTTCCAGATCGCCAAACAAACTTTTTATTTAACGATAAGGGGACGGAGAAAGAATTATTTGCTCAACAAGAAAAGTCGGATGCTATTTTGGTAGAATTGCACTTTGACCGATTTAATGATACTAGCCTATTGCACAGATTCTCTGCTATAGCAAGTGATGCTCTCTTTAAGCAGGAAAAAATTCAAAATGTAGTAGAGCAGTCAGAAATTACGGATTTTTCGAGTATGACAAATGTATCTGAAAAACTACTACTCGAGCGAAATAAAATTGTTAGCCAGTTAACAGGAAGTTTAGTAGCGCTGGTCATTTTATTTCTTGCACAATGCTTTATTATCTATGAGTATGTAGTGATTATCATGAAGCGACAAGCTAAAAAGGTAGCTATTTATAACATGCTAGCAGTTCATCCTGTTTTTCTAATGATTCGCTGTTTCGTACCTTTGCTACTGTGCCTCACATTATCGATGGTTGCAGTCCGTATTGTGACCAATCTGACTCCTCTTGCGCTAGGGCTGAGTGCCATTTATGGCGTAGTAGCTCTCGTGATTATCTTGTTATCTTATCGATCCATTATGAAAAAACGAATTCAAATTATCAAAGGAGATTTTGAAATTATATGA
- a CDS encoding bacteriocin, lactococcin 972 family protein gives MKSYIKFLVTVGLFSTLLLVGSEKASAITEYPHPTYKDTWEYGVTSTNWAYSNYYLEAPAHTRLGSRATVTDFWGNIKSRAEANYGWAYAGAVKEWTWVQAKAFYGWYNF, from the coding sequence ATGAAATCATATATCAAATTTTTAGTTACTGTAGGACTATTTTCCACTTTACTTTTAGTTGGTTCTGAAAAAGCTTCTGCCATTACAGAGTATCCTCATCCTACCTATAAGGATACTTGGGAGTATGGTGTAACCTCTACAAATTGGGCCTATTCTAATTACTACCTAGAAGCTCCTGCCCATACACGACTTGGCAGTAGAGCGACTGTGACAGACTTTTGGGGAAATATCAAGAGTAGGGCTGAAGCGAACTATGGCTGGGCATATGCTGGTGCAGTAAAGGAGTGGACTTGGGTTCAAGCTAAAGCATTTTATGGTTGGTATAACTTTTAA
- a CDS encoding helix-turn-helix domain-containing protein, with product MRWDIGKVYKEIRKSKGLSQKAVVGNDISRQSLISFEKGESTPRYETMEYLLRQIDMSFAEFEYICNQYQPSLRQEIYIDFINLLHSSKQDAFQDVLQKCEIYLKANHDIPIQRLADMLQVVYYVKQNGINSFSTDISIISEKLWKDLEKQDTWYRNDLRILNAILYHFPLETVHLMTDKILETLEKYKDYENIHNLKLVLLGNLSTIYLYHSQMDECSRILRIILPLAKQQKRYDKVAFTHIRLGICLQDDEGIKKGLTLLEAIEENELLALAKEEIEKFAQTSPDKKNI from the coding sequence ATGAGATGGGACATTGGGAAAGTATATAAGGAAATTCGGAAAAGCAAGGGACTTTCCCAAAAAGCTGTTGTTGGCAATGATATCAGCAGACAAAGTCTGATTAGCTTTGAAAAAGGGGAGAGCACACCCCGTTATGAAACTATGGAATATTTACTCAGGCAAATTGATATGAGTTTCGCTGAATTTGAGTACATTTGTAACCAATATCAACCGAGCTTGAGGCAAGAAATTTACATCGATTTTATCAATTTGCTACACTCTTCTAAACAAGACGCATTTCAAGATGTTTTACAAAAATGTGAAATATACTTGAAGGCTAATCATGATATTCCAATCCAGCGTTTAGCCGATATGCTTCAAGTTGTTTATTATGTCAAACAAAATGGAATCAATTCTTTTTCTACTGATATAAGCATAATCTCTGAAAAACTATGGAAAGACTTAGAAAAACAAGATACGTGGTACAGAAATGACTTAAGGATTTTAAATGCTATCCTCTACCATTTCCCGTTGGAAACTGTTCATTTAATGACGGACAAAATTTTAGAGACCTTAGAAAAGTATAAAGATTATGAGAATATTCATAACCTAAAACTAGTCCTACTTGGAAATTTATCTACCATTTACCTCTACCACTCTCAAATGGACGAATGCAGTCGGATTTTGCGCATTATTCTTCCTTTAGCAAAACAGCAAAAGCGATATGATAAGGTTGCCTTTACTCATATTCGACTTGGAATTTGTCTACAAGATGATGAGGGGATCAAAAAAGGCCTCACTTTATTAGAGGCAATTGAAGAAAATGAACTTCTCGCATTAGCCAAAGAAGAAATAGAAAAATTTGCACAGACTAGTCCAGATAAAAAGAACATATGA
- a CDS encoding ABC transporter substrate-binding protein, whose protein sequence is MKRLYSFLIGIIVIILALFGISHQLESQSNEGTTEKLVIYNWGDYIDPELLDKFTEETGIKVDYQTFDSNEAMYTKIHQGGTTYDLTIPSEYMISKMMDEHLLVKLDKKKIKGLENIDPKFLGLSFDKNNDYSIPYFWGTLGIVYNETMVNNPPKEWEDLWSEEYRDNIMLVDGAREGMGIGLQTLGYSLNSRNKDELEKAADYLYELTPNIKAIVSDEIKGYMIQDAAAIAVSFSGEAREMLDGNENLHYVVPSKGSNLWFDNMVIPKTAKNIEGAYAFINFMLRPENAYQNALYIGYATPNTKAKEMLPDEVKNDKAFYPSEETLKNLEVYDNLGRKLLGDYNDLYLQFKMYRK, encoded by the coding sequence ATGAAACGATTGTATTCTTTTTTAATCGGTATTATCGTGATTATTCTTGCTCTCTTTGGTATTAGTCATCAATTAGAAAGTCAATCTAATGAGGGAACGACAGAAAAATTAGTCATTTACAACTGGGGAGACTATATCGATCCTGAACTTTTAGACAAGTTTACAGAAGAAACAGGCATAAAAGTCGATTACCAGACCTTTGATTCGAACGAAGCCATGTATACCAAGATTCACCAAGGTGGAACAACCTATGACTTGACCATTCCGTCTGAGTACATGATTTCTAAGATGATGGATGAACATCTGCTGGTCAAGCTCGACAAGAAAAAAATCAAGGGGCTTGAAAATATCGATCCGAAGTTTCTAGGCTTGAGCTTTGATAAAAACAATGATTACTCCATTCCTTACTTCTGGGGAACTTTGGGAATCGTCTATAATGAAACCATGGTTAACAATCCTCCCAAGGAATGGGAAGATTTGTGGTCAGAAGAATACCGTGACAATATCATGTTGGTAGATGGTGCTCGTGAGGGAATGGGCATTGGTCTTCAGACCCTTGGCTACAGTCTCAATTCTCGTAACAAAGACGAGCTGGAAAAAGCAGCGGATTACTTGTACGAATTGACTCCTAATATCAAAGCGATTGTTTCTGATGAAATCAAAGGTTACATGATCCAAGATGCAGCTGCTATTGCTGTGAGTTTCTCAGGGGAAGCTAGGGAAATGCTAGATGGTAACGAAAACTTGCATTATGTCGTACCGTCAAAAGGTTCAAATCTTTGGTTTGATAATATGGTCATTCCAAAAACTGCAAAAAATATTGAAGGTGCCTATGCCTTTATCAACTTTATGCTCCGTCCAGAAAATGCCTATCAAAATGCCTTGTATATCGGTTACGCAACACCAAATACTAAGGCCAAGGAAATGTTGCCAGACGAAGTCAAAAACGATAAAGCATTTTACCCTTCAGAAGAAACCTTGAAAAACCTAGAAGTCTACGATAACCTCGGTCGCAAACTCCTAGGTGACTACAATGATCTCTATCTCCAGTTTAAAATGTACCGGAAATAA
- a CDS encoding ABC transporter permease encodes MKKFGKVYLTITFLVLYLPIFYLIAYAFNEGGDMNGFTGFTTEYFASMLGDSRLMLILAQTFLLAFLSSLIATVIGTFGAIYIYQSKQKWQNTLLSLNNILMVAPDVMIGASFLILFTVIGFQLGFVSVLLSHVAFSIPIVVLMVLPRLKEMNDDMVLAAYDLGASQFQMLKEIMLPYLTPAIIAGYFMAFTYSLDDFAVTFFVTGNGYSNLSVEIYSRARQGISLEINALSTLVFLFSILLVVGYYFISREKEAS; translated from the coding sequence ATGAAAAAATTTGGAAAAGTTTACCTCACCATTACCTTCCTTGTTTTGTATCTTCCGATTTTTTATCTGATTGCCTATGCTTTTAATGAAGGCGGTGATATGAATGGATTTACAGGTTTCACTACGGAATATTTTGCCTCTATGTTGGGTGATAGTCGTTTGATGCTGATTTTAGCTCAAACCTTCCTATTGGCCTTTCTTAGTTCCTTGATTGCAACAGTTATCGGAACCTTTGGAGCCATTTATATCTATCAAAGCAAGCAAAAATGGCAGAACACTTTATTGTCCCTCAATAATATCCTGATGGTAGCACCAGATGTGATGATTGGGGCGAGCTTCCTGATTCTCTTTACCGTGATTGGCTTCCAACTTGGATTTGTCTCTGTTCTTTTGAGTCATGTGGCTTTTTCGATTCCAATCGTTGTTCTGATGGTTTTACCACGACTCAAGGAAATGAATGATGATATGGTGCTTGCAGCCTATGATTTGGGGGCTAGTCAATTCCAAATGCTCAAGGAAATCATGTTGCCCTATTTGACACCAGCCATTATCGCCGGTTACTTTATGGCCTTTACCTATTCATTAGATGATTTTGCCGTGACGTTCTTTGTAACAGGAAATGGCTATTCCAACCTTTCTGTTGAGATTTACTCACGTGCTCGTCAGGGCATTTCCCTTGAAATCAATGCCCTATCAACCCTAGTCTTTTTGTTTAGTATCTTATTGGTAGTGGGCTATTATTTCATTTCACGTGAAAAGGAGGCTAGCTAA
- a CDS encoding ABC transporter permease, whose amino-acid sequence MKKTSSLFVLPYALWIALFVLAPVAMIIYKSFLGIDGHFTLANYQTYFNSPNMTYLRMSMNSILYAGIITFVTLVISYPTAFFLTQLKHKQLWLMLIILPTWVNLLLKAYAFIGIFGQHGSINQFLSFLGLGTQQILFTDFSFITVASYIEIPFMILPIFNALDDLDQNLIYASRDLGASSWQTFTKVIFPLSMNGVRSGVQAVFIPSLSLFMLTRLIGGNRVITLGTAIEQHFLTTQNQGMGSTVGVVLILAMLLTMWLTKERKK is encoded by the coding sequence ATGAAGAAAACCTCTAGCTTATTCGTTCTTCCTTATGCCCTTTGGATTGCCTTGTTTGTCTTGGCGCCTGTTGCCATGATTATTTACAAATCATTTTTGGGGATCGATGGGCATTTTACCTTGGCGAATTACCAGACCTATTTCAACTCGCCCAACATGACCTATTTGCGGATGAGTATGAACTCGATTCTCTATGCAGGGATTATTACCTTCGTGACCTTAGTGATTAGCTATCCAACTGCTTTTTTTCTCACTCAGTTAAAACACAAGCAGCTCTGGTTGATGTTGATTATTTTACCGACTTGGGTGAATTTGCTCTTGAAAGCTTATGCTTTTATTGGAATTTTTGGCCAACACGGGTCAATCAATCAATTTTTGAGTTTTCTAGGCTTGGGAACGCAGCAGATTCTCTTTACGGACTTTTCTTTTATCACGGTTGCAAGCTACATTGAAATTCCTTTTATGATTTTACCGATTTTCAATGCTTTGGATGATTTGGATCAAAATCTCATCTATGCCAGTCGTGATTTGGGTGCTAGTTCTTGGCAAACCTTTACAAAAGTTATTTTTCCTCTCTCTATGAATGGGGTCAGAAGTGGGGTTCAAGCTGTCTTTATTCCAAGTTTGAGTTTGTTCATGCTGACCCGTTTGATTGGTGGAAATCGTGTCATTACACTTGGAACAGCGATTGAACAACATTTCCTAACAACTCAAAATCAGGGAATGGGTTCGACCGTAGGTGTGGTCTTAATTTTGGCCATGCTTCTGACCATGTGGCTAACGAAAGAGAGGAAGAAATGA
- a CDS encoding ABC transporter ATP-binding protein → MKKPIIEFKNVSKVFEDSGTVVLKDISFELEEGKFYTLLGASGSGKSTILNIIAGLLDATSGDIYLDGERINDVPTNKRDVHTVFQSYALFPHMTVFENVAFPLKLRKIPKEEIEQRVTEVLKMVRLAGYEKRAIQKLSGGQRQRVAIARAIINEPRVVLLDEPLSALDLKLRTDMQYELRELQQRLGITFVFVTHDQEEALAMSDWIFVMNEGEIVQSGTPVDIYDEPINHFVATFIGESNIISGRMIEDYLVEFNGKRFEAVDGGMKPNEQVQVVIRPEDLQITLPEEGKLKVKVDTQLFRGVHYEIIAYDDLGNEWMIHSTRKAIEGEVIGLDFEPEDIHIMRLNETEEEFDARIEEYVEVEEVEDGLINAIEEERNEENL, encoded by the coding sequence TTGAAGAAACCAATCATCGAATTTAAGAACGTTTCAAAGGTATTTGAAGACAGTGGAACAGTTGTGTTAAAAGATATTAGCTTTGAATTGGAAGAAGGGAAATTTTATACCCTCTTAGGAGCTTCTGGTTCAGGTAAATCAACGATTTTAAATATTATCGCTGGGCTCTTAGATGCGACTTCTGGTGATATTTATCTGGATGGTGAGCGAATCAACGATGTACCAACCAATAAACGTGATGTCCATACAGTCTTTCAGTCCTATGCGCTCTTTCCACACATGACTGTATTTGAAAACGTGGCTTTTCCCCTTAAATTACGAAAAATCCCTAAGGAAGAAATTGAACAACGGGTAACAGAAGTCTTGAAAATGGTTCGTTTGGCAGGATATGAAAAACGTGCGATTCAAAAGTTATCTGGTGGGCAACGCCAGCGGGTGGCCATTGCACGCGCCATTATCAATGAACCACGAGTGGTCTTGCTAGATGAACCCTTGTCAGCCCTTGATTTGAAATTGCGAACTGATATGCAGTATGAACTGCGTGAGTTGCAGCAACGACTTGGCATTACCTTTGTCTTTGTCACGCACGATCAGGAAGAAGCACTAGCCATGAGTGATTGGATTTTTGTCATGAATGAAGGCGAGATTGTCCAATCAGGGACACCAGTTGATATTTATGATGAGCCAATCAATCATTTTGTTGCGACCTTTATCGGGGAATCCAATATCATTTCAGGTCGCATGATTGAAGACTACTTGGTCGAATTTAACGGTAAGCGGTTTGAAGCAGTGGACGGAGGGATGAAGCCAAATGAGCAGGTTCAGGTGGTCATTCGTCCAGAAGACTTGCAAATTACCTTGCCAGAAGAAGGAAAATTAAAGGTTAAGGTGGATACCCAACTCTTTCGTGGGGTTCACTATGAAATTATCGCCTATGATGATTTGGGCAATGAGTGGATGATTCATTCGACCCGTAAGGCGATTGAAGGCGAGGTGATTGGACTAGACTTTGAACCAGAAGATATTCATATCATGCGCCTCAATGAAACCGAAGAAGAGTTTGATGCCCGTATTGAAGAATACGTGGAAGTTGAAGAAGTCGAAGATGGCTTGATCAATGCGATTGAGGAGGAACGAAATGAAGAAAACCTCTAG
- the murB gene encoding UDP-N-acetylmuramate dehydrogenase, with amino-acid sequence MKEKIRTTLAEIDIRFDEPLKEYTYTKVGGKVDYLAFPRNRYELVRIVTFANEEKIPWMVLGNSSNIIVRDGGIRGFVIRMDKLNSITVSGYTIEAEAGANLIQTTQVAAHHSLSGFEFACGIPGSIGGAVFMNAGAYGGEIAHILVSAQILTPKGYVETLDARALTFGYRSSILQENGAIVLSAKFALKPGNHTAIQQEMERLTHLRELKQPLEYPSCGSVFKRPLGHFAGQLIMEAGLKGHRIGGVEVSEKHAGFMVNVKNGTAQDYEDLVAYVIDKVNQHSGVTLEREVRILGDSLD; translated from the coding sequence ATGAAAGAAAAAATAAGAACAACTTTGGCTGAAATCGATATTCGATTTGATGAGCCTTTAAAAGAATATACCTATACAAAAGTCGGGGGAAAGGTTGATTATTTAGCCTTTCCTCGGAATCGCTATGAGCTGGTACGGATTGTAACCTTTGCCAATGAGGAAAAGATTCCTTGGATGGTATTAGGAAACTCAAGTAATATCATTGTTCGTGATGGAGGAATTCGTGGCTTTGTGATCCGCATGGACAAGCTAAATAGCATTACTGTTTCAGGCTATACGATTGAAGCAGAAGCAGGAGCTAATTTGATTCAGACAACTCAGGTTGCAGCCCACCATTCCTTATCAGGTTTTGAGTTTGCTTGTGGGATTCCTGGAAGTATTGGCGGAGCAGTCTTTATGAATGCGGGTGCTTATGGTGGAGAGATTGCCCATATTTTGGTTTCTGCTCAAATTTTAACACCGAAAGGCTATGTGGAAACGCTGGATGCTCGGGCTTTGACATTTGGCTATCGTTCGTCCATTCTGCAAGAAAATGGAGCGATTGTTTTATCTGCAAAATTCGCCTTAAAACCTGGGAATCATACGGCTATTCAGCAAGAAATGGAACGCTTGACTCATTTACGTGAGTTAAAACAACCCTTGGAATATCCGTCATGTGGTTCAGTTTTTAAACGTCCTTTGGGGCATTTTGCGGGTCAATTAATTATGGAGGCTGGCTTGAAAGGTCATCGCATCGGTGGTGTTGAAGTATCTGAAAAACATGCAGGCTTCATGGTGAATGTCAAAAATGGGACAGCACAGGATTACGAAGACCTAGTAGCCTATGTGATTGATAAGGTCAACCAGCATTCTGGAGTAACCCTAGAGCGGGAAGTACGGATTTTAGGTGATTCTTTAGACTAA
- a CDS encoding IS30 family transposase, whose product MQNYYTPKRKQLTLAERRMIERWLQEGFSNREIARRLAKAPQTIHNEVKRGQVRQQVRKGKFEIIYSADFDQEAYQNNRKHSVKQASLTKELKEKILHYIKQKYSPEMMVKAKGIPVSVSTIYYWIHHGHLGLTKDDMLYPRKEKTKKKQASPNFKPAGKSIEERPESINQRENVGDVEIDTVIQTRAKNECLLTLTDRKSRYQIIRLIPDKSASSVNQALKMILREYQINSITADNGPEFSRLADVFDPENIYYAHPYSSWERGTNENHNRLIRRWLPKGSKNATQQQVAFIENWINNYPKKILGYKSPREFLQTG is encoded by the coding sequence ATGCAAAACTATTATACACCAAAAAGGAAACAGTTGACACTAGCTGAGCGTAGAATGATTGAACGTTGGCTTCAAGAAGGGTTCTCAAATCGTGAAATCGCTAGGAGATTGGCTAAAGCTCCTCAAACTATTCACAACGAAGTCAAACGTGGTCAGGTTAGACAACAAGTGCGTAAAGGAAAATTTGAAATAATCTACTCAGCTGACTTCGATCAAGAAGCCTATCAAAACAATCGTAAACATTCTGTGAAGCAGGCTTCCCTAACCAAGGAACTCAAAGAAAAGATTCTGCACTACATCAAACAGAAATACTCTCCTGAGATGATGGTAAAAGCAAAAGGGATACCTGTCTCCGTCTCCACCATTTACTACTGGATTCATCATGGACACTTAGGATTGACCAAGGATGACATGCTCTATCCTCGAAAAGAGAAAACGAAGAAAAAGCAAGCGAGTCCCAACTTTAAGCCGGCTGGAAAATCGATTGAGGAACGGCCTGAAAGCATTAATCAGCGTGAGAATGTTGGTGATGTTGAAATTGATACGGTTATTCAAACACGGGCAAAAAACGAGTGCCTGTTGACTCTAACTGATAGAAAGAGTCGTTATCAAATCATCCGACTTATTCCCGATAAGTCCGCGTCTTCAGTCAATCAAGCTCTGAAAATGATCCTCAGAGAGTATCAAATTAACTCAATCACAGCTGATAACGGGCCTGAATTCAGTCGTTTGGCAGATGTCTTTGATCCTGAGAACATTTATTATGCCCATCCTTATTCCTCTTGGGAGAGAGGAACTAATGAGAATCATAATAGACTCATCAGGCGTTGGTTGCCTAAGGGAAGCAAAAATGCGACGCAACAACAAGTCGCATTTATTGAAAACTGGATTAACAACTATCCAAAGAAGATATTGGGTTACAAATCTCCTAGAGAATTTTTACAGACTGGCTAA